The segment CTCCCCGAGTGGCGTGGCGGTGGGGCCGGACGGCACGGTGTACGTGGCGGACACGGGGAACGACCGCATCCAGCGGTTCACGGCCGCGGGAGCTTTCCTCGGTGCCTGGGGCGTGGAGGGTGCCGCGCCGGGGCAGTTCATGTACCCCCATGGCGTGGCGGTGGGGCCGGACGGCGCAGTGTACGTGGCGGACACTGGCAACCAGCGTGTCCAAGTATTCGGTGCAGCATATGCGGAAACCTGGCGAGCCGAGTACTTTGCCAACCGTTGGCTGATCGGAGCGCCGGTCTTGATCCGGCAAGACGCCGCCATCGATTTTGCCTGGGGCAGCGGGTCGCCGGGCAGCGGCGTACCGGTCGATTCATTCTCGGCGCGGTGGACGCGGTACGTTGGTCTGGCTCAGGGCAGATATCGGTTTTCGGTAGTGGTTGACGATGGCGTGCGTTTGTGGGTGGATGACACGCTCCTGATCGACCAGTGGGCCGAACAGGTTGCCTCTTTCGACGCCGAGGTCAATCTCACGGCCGGCTACCATCGCATCGTGCTGGAGTACTGCGAGATAAGCAGGAACTCGGAGGTACATCTGAACTGGACTTGCCTCACAGCACCTTTGACGATTGAGAACATCCGCGAATCGGCCGACCCCATCTACGTGCAAGGGTGCCCTGGTCCGACACAGGTAACCATCCGTGCTGACGTCTGGGGCGAGTCGCCGCTGGAATTTGTCCGGCTGTCGTACGATCTGGCCGGGGGCTCGTGGAGCAGCGTGTTCATGACGCGGGAGGCGGGGACCGAGAGGACTTTTGGCGTGACCATCGGCCCATTCTCACAGGCCTACACACTGACCTACACGGTGATTGCGAAGGACACAAAGGGGAACCAAGCGCAATCCCCGATCGGCTCTGTTACGGTCCGTGAGTGCAGCACGCCTACTGCTACGCGGAGCCACACGCCGACGAGTACTCCCACGTCGAGCCGCACCCCGACGAGTACTCCCACGTCCAGCCACACGCCGACGAGGACTGCCACGTCGAGCCGCACCCCGACGGTGACTTGGACGCCCACCAGAACGCCGACCCTCACGCCCACCCTGAGCGGCACACCAACCAGGCCACCGCCCACGCGGACTCTGACGCCCACACCGACCAGGTCGAAACAGTATGTTTCGTTGCCGGCCATTGTCAAGTTGTGGCTGAATTGCGACCCGTATGGTCCGAACAATCAGCCTGCCAGCGCACACGGACCTCTGGTGGCAGGAGAGGGATATGCCGATTATTTGTGCGCGGAGGACCCAGAGGACTGGTTCTACTTTGTGATCAGCAGTCTGGAGCGGATTGTTGTCGACCTGGTGGTGCCGGCGAATGCGGACTATGACGTGTACCTTTATCGTGACCCTGAGGTCCTGTTTCCCTACGGTAGCAAGACGGGCGATGGGCTGGCGGAGCATATTGAGTATCAGCCCCATCAGATTGGCGCCTATCAGGTGCGGGTCACGCGGGCGGCGGGTGCGCACTACTCGGCGACGGAACCCTACCTGCTCACGGTGAACTACCGCTAGGGGGCGCAAGAAAGACCGGGCGAAGGTTCTGCTGCGGGCTGGCCGCCGCAGTGGAAAGCTCGAGCTGGAGCCTGGACACGCCAATTCTAGTGTCTCAGCCCAGCGCAGGCAGGACGCCGACCTAGTGAGCCCCCTAGCGAGTGGCGCGTGATGTGTGGCAGGACCACGTTCGTTTTCCGATGCCGGCGATTTCAGCTCTTGTGGGCCCCTCACCGCAGCGCGCTGACGATGGCCGTGGTGTTGGCGCGGAACTGCTTGCGGCTCTGGCGCAGGCATGCTATACTGTCTGAAAAGGCGCTGCGACAGGAGGAAGAAGTGGAAGACTGGCGGACTCGGATCGTCCTCGACCCGCAGATCCTCGTTGGCAAGCCAACGGTGAGGGGCACGCGCCTGGCGGTCGAGCTCATCATCGACCTGCTTGCTCAAGGTTGGACAGAGGCGGAGATCCTGAACAACTATCCGGGGCTGACTCGAGAGGATGTCCAGGCTTGCCTGAGCTATGCCAGCGCGACGTTGCGTGCCGAAAAGGTCTACCCCATAGCGGCGGCCTAGGGCCATGCGCATCCTCGCCAATGAGAATCTCCCCGGAGATGCCGTCGCCACTCTGCGCCGGAAGGGTCACGATGTGGCCTGGGTGCGCGTCGATGCTCCCGGGAGCAGCGACCGGCAAGTCCTGGAGCGGGCACGTGCCAAAGACCGGATTCTGATCACGTTTGACAAGGATTTTGGCGAGTTGGCCTTTCGGGCCAGACTCCCTGCCTCGAGCGGGATCATCTTGCTGCGCATTTCGGCACCCTCCGCGGCACAGGTTGGTCGAGCTGTGGCAGCAGCGCTGGAGAGCAGGTCCGACTGGGCCGG is part of the Chloroflexi bacterium ADurb.Bin180 genome and harbors:
- a CDS encoding PA14 domain protein, which gives rise to MGPDGTVYVADTGNDRIQRFTAAGAFLGAWGVEGAAPGQFMYPHGVAVGPDGAVYVADTGNQRVQVFGAAYAETWRAEYFANRWLIGAPVLIRQDAAIDFAWGSGSPGSGVPVDSFSARWTRYVGLAQGRYRFSVVVDDGVRLWVDDTLLIDQWAEQVASFDAEVNLTAGYHRIVLEYCEISRNSEVHLNWTCLTAPLTIENIRESADPIYVQGCPGPTQVTIRADVWGESPLEFVRLSYDLAGGSWSSVFMTREAGTERTFGVTIGPFSQAYTLTYTVIAKDTKGNQAQSPIGSVTVRECSTPTATRSHTPTSTPTSSRTPTSTPTSSHTPTRTATSSRTPTVTWTPTRTPTLTPTLSGTPTRPPPTRTLTPTPTRSKQYVSLPAIVKLWLNCDPYGPNNQPASAHGPLVAGEGYADYLCAEDPEDWFYFVISSLERIVVDLVVPANADYDVYLYRDPEVLFPYGSKTGDGLAEHIEYQPHQIGAYQVRVTRAAGAHYSATEPYLLTVNYR